The following coding sequences are from one Candidatus Borkfalkia ceftriaxoniphila window:
- a CDS encoding diacylglycerol/lipid kinase family protein, whose amino-acid sequence MLNIILNPVSNGGKVRRAFHKVQEKLLSLKTEFRVFETEREKQAIHLAHELTSEGPCDLLAIGGDGTLNEVINGFSNFENCRLGLIPAGTGNDFAVCAGIPLDPLKALDLVLNGEAKYTDYMQLDGGVRGINIIGTGIDVEILQRCRRSKILRGKLQYIFSLVISLFKFKNYSVRTECNGQEHRYQSLIACVGNGTTLGGGIRMCPAAEIDDGLLDFVVVDDVRRRQIPGAFLKLMKGKILEQKFTRFERCERAIVVPENKFTMNVDGELYDDLEFKVEIVKNKLKMFRP is encoded by the coding sequence ATGCTGAATATCATTCTCAACCCCGTATCGAACGGCGGAAAAGTGCGCCGCGCTTTCCATAAGGTGCAGGAAAAATTGCTATCCCTCAAAACGGAATTCCGCGTATTCGAAACAGAGCGCGAAAAACAGGCGATCCATCTCGCGCACGAACTCACGAGCGAAGGGCCGTGCGACCTTCTCGCCATTGGCGGCGACGGCACTTTGAACGAAGTAATCAACGGGTTTTCCAATTTCGAAAACTGCCGTCTGGGGCTCATTCCCGCGGGTACGGGCAACGATTTTGCCGTGTGCGCGGGCATTCCGCTCGATCCGCTCAAAGCGCTCGACCTCGTTTTGAACGGCGAGGCGAAGTACACCGATTATATGCAACTGGACGGAGGCGTGCGCGGCATCAACATCATCGGCACGGGCATCGACGTGGAAATTTTGCAGCGTTGCCGCCGCTCGAAAATATTGCGCGGCAAACTGCAATATATTTTCAGCCTCGTCATTTCGCTCTTCAAATTTAAAAATTACAGCGTTCGCACCGAATGCAACGGGCAGGAGCACCGCTATCAGTCGCTCATTGCGTGCGTCGGCAACGGCACCACGCTGGGCGGCGGGATCCGTATGTGTCCCGCGGCGGAAATAGACGACGGGCTTTTGGATTTCGTTGTGGTGGACGACGTCAGGCGCCGCCAGATCCCCGGCGCGTTCCTCAAACTGATGAAGGGTAAGATCCTCGAACAGAAATTTACCCGTTTCGAGCGCTGCGAGCGCGCAATCGTGGTTCCCGAAAACAAATTTACCATGAACGTAGACGGGGAATTGTACGACGATCTCGAATTCAAAGTGGAGATCGTGAAAAATAAATTAAAAATGTTCCGCCCGTAA
- a CDS encoding CCA tRNA nucleotidyltransferase, which produces MKELIPEQIQILAQGCPFPLYVTGGAVRDCLAGLKCAADWDLAAPVSAETFEKAACKCGFTVQSVYKHTGTVNVSKEGVKIEFTSFRSDKYRRGEHAPCDVVFTDDIETDAKRRDFKCNAVYYEIARGEFVDPLGGIRDIRDKIISTTREADEVFSEDGLRLMRLARQAAQLGFTPDFPTLFGAKFNAALIGKISVERVFSELMLILHADEKYGIPYAQYNGLKVLQSTDVLRYILPELALGDGMPQRADFHDHDVLEHTLRTVKYADRRIRLAALLHDVGKPYCYRNFGNYHRHEIEGARIAEEILTRLKAPNKVIEDTVALTRTHMYDLNNQTKESKIRAFIVENFALYPRILLVKQADYSGCKDDLHVCPTVRRWTEIYDKMKAARAPFTLKELNICGKDLVGEIEDRNIGRILHALLLQCAKNPALNRRNYLLQEVKRLEETGEI; this is translated from the coding sequence ATGAAAGAACTCATTCCCGAACAAATCCAAATTCTGGCACAGGGATGCCCGTTCCCGCTGTACGTGACGGGCGGCGCCGTGCGCGACTGCCTCGCGGGCTTAAAATGCGCCGCAGACTGGGACCTCGCCGCGCCCGTTTCCGCCGAAACGTTCGAAAAAGCGGCGTGCAAATGCGGGTTCACGGTGCAGAGCGTATATAAGCACACGGGCACCGTGAACGTATCCAAAGAGGGAGTGAAGATCGAATTCACATCCTTCCGCTCGGACAAGTACCGCCGCGGCGAGCACGCGCCCTGCGACGTCGTATTCACTGACGATATCGAAACGGATGCGAAACGGCGGGATTTTAAATGCAACGCGGTGTATTACGAGATCGCCCGCGGCGAATTCGTCGATCCGCTGGGCGGTATCCGCGATATCCGCGATAAAATCATTTCCACCACGAGAGAGGCGGACGAAGTATTTTCCGAAGACGGCCTCAGACTGATGCGTCTGGCGCGTCAGGCGGCGCAACTGGGTTTCACGCCCGACTTTCCGACCCTGTTCGGCGCAAAGTTCAACGCCGCGCTCATCGGCAAAATTTCCGTGGAACGCGTCTTTTCCGAACTCATGCTCATTCTGCACGCCGACGAAAAGTACGGCATACCCTACGCGCAATATAACGGGCTGAAAGTTTTGCAGTCGACGGACGTACTCAGATATATCCTGCCCGAACTCGCCCTCGGCGACGGCATGCCCCAGCGCGCCGATTTCCACGACCACGACGTTTTGGAACATACGCTTCGCACCGTGAAATATGCGGATCGGCGCATACGGCTCGCCGCCCTTTTACACGACGTGGGAAAACCCTACTGTTATCGGAATTTCGGCAACTATCACCGGCACGAGATCGAGGGCGCGCGCATCGCGGAAGAAATTCTTACCAGACTGAAAGCGCCGAACAAAGTCATCGAAGATACGGTCGCATTGACGCGCACGCATATGTACGATCTCAATAATCAGACCAAGGAGAGCAAGATACGCGCCTTTATCGTGGAAAATTTTGCGCTTTATCCGCGCATTTTGCTCGTCAAACAGGCGGATTACTCGGGTTGCAAGGACGATCTGCACGTATGCCCCACCGTGCGGCGCTGGACTGAAATTTACGATAAAATGAAAGCGGCGCGCGCGCCGTTTACGCTGAAAGAACTGAATATCTGCGGCAAAGACCTCGTCGGAGAAATCGAGGACAGAAATATCGGCAGAATTTTGCACGCGCTTCTTTTGCAGTGCGCCAAAAATCCCGCGCTCAATCGGCGCAATTATCTCTTGCAAGAGGTAAAACGGCTGGAAGAAACGGGAGAAATATAG
- a CDS encoding DNA recombination protein RmuC, which produces MAEIFSAIAVAVSALTLIVAIVIYNKIKLFPTRGGTSDDTYRLEQKLDKIGYLTENNAQNMQGFAEYSAKNQSAQLAGMQAKMDELNRLTEQRLNDISRTLAGEIKYMSEQNAKNLEQIRQTVDEKLSSTLENRLNKSYSLINERLEAVYKGIGEVQQLAGSVSDIKKVFTNVKLRGTWGEVQLSALLEQMLSPNQYRANVRINPLDNAVVEFAVLLPSREDETVYLPVDSKFPVEEYQRLIDAGDAMNKEAADKALKNLERALKLQADTIAKKYILPPLTADFAIMFLPLEGLYAETLKIPGLSEYFASRRIMACGPTNFGALLTTLQIGYKTAAIEKRSGELWELLSAFKHEFGNFVKILEKTQKKLQEAQDTIESAAKKTRTIERKLKNVAEISPSRADLLLGDGDDEPDGGENEVT; this is translated from the coding sequence ATGGCGGAAATATTTTCGGCGATCGCCGTCGCGGTGAGCGCGCTCACGCTGATCGTGGCGATCGTCATTTACAATAAAATAAAACTTTTTCCGACGCGCGGGGGCACTTCGGACGACACGTACAGACTCGAACAGAAACTGGATAAGATCGGGTACCTCACCGAAAACAACGCGCAGAATATGCAGGGCTTCGCCGAATATTCGGCGAAAAACCAGAGCGCGCAACTGGCGGGCATGCAGGCGAAAATGGACGAACTGAACCGCCTGACCGAACAGCGCCTGAACGACATTTCGCGCACGCTCGCGGGCGAGATCAAATACATGAGCGAGCAGAACGCCAAAAATCTGGAACAGATACGCCAGACGGTGGACGAAAAACTCTCCTCCACGCTGGAAAACCGCCTGAACAAATCCTATTCGCTCATTAACGAACGGCTGGAAGCGGTGTACAAGGGCATCGGGGAAGTGCAGCAGCTGGCGGGCAGCGTTTCGGATATCAAGAAAGTATTCACGAACGTAAAACTGCGCGGCACCTGGGGCGAAGTGCAACTTTCGGCGCTGTTGGAACAGATGCTTTCCCCCAACCAATACCGCGCCAACGTGCGCATCAATCCCCTCGACAACGCCGTGGTGGAATTCGCCGTGCTCCTCCCTTCCCGCGAGGACGAAACGGTGTATCTGCCCGTAGACAGCAAATTCCCCGTCGAGGAATATCAAAGGCTCATCGACGCGGGCGACGCCATGAACAAGGAAGCGGCGGACAAGGCGCTGAAAAATCTGGAACGCGCCCTCAAATTGCAGGCGGACACTATCGCGAAAAAGTATATTCTGCCGCCGCTCACCGCGGACTTCGCCATCATGTTCCTGCCGCTGGAAGGGCTGTACGCCGAAACGCTGAAAATACCCGGGCTGAGCGAGTATTTCGCCTCGCGCCGCATCATGGCGTGCGGCCCCACAAACTTCGGCGCGCTTCTGACCACTTTACAGATCGGTTACAAGACCGCCGCCATCGAAAAGCGTTCGGGCGAATTGTGGGAACTGCTGTCCGCGTTCAAGCACGAATTCGGAAACTTCGTCAAAATACTGGAAAAGACGCAGAAAAAATTACAAGAGGCGCAGGACACCATCGAGAGCGCCGCCAAAAAGACGCGCACCATAGAAAGAAAACTGAAAAACGTGGCGGAGATCTCCCCGTCGCGCGCAGATCTGCTGTTAGGCGACGGCGACGACGAGCCCGACGGCGGCGAGAACGAAGTTACCTGA
- the rpsF gene encoding 30S ribosomal protein S6, with product MKYEMLYLIDSSIAEDAREALIAKFEGLVASLGGKVLSTDKWGVKKLAYPIDYKSDAFYVLMTFEADGSSIKELDRVCGITDGVLRRMITKAN from the coding sequence ATGAAATACGAAATGCTCTATCTGATCGACTCCTCGATCGCGGAAGACGCGAGAGAAGCGTTGATCGCCAAATTTGAAGGGCTCGTCGCCAGCCTTGGCGGCAAGGTTCTTTCCACCGATAAGTGGGGCGTAAAGAAACTGGCTTACCCTATCGATTACAAGAGCGACGCTTTCTACGTTCTGATGACGTTCGAGGCTGACGGTTCTTCCATCAAAGAACTGGACAGAGTCTGCGGCATTACGGACGGCGTATTGAGAAGAATGATCACGAAAGCGAACTGA
- a CDS encoding single-stranded DNA-binding protein, which yields MNKVFLIGNLTRDPELSETASGISVCRFAIAVNRRFSSADAERQTDFFNVTAWRGQAENIAKFTKKGSKVAVAGSIQIRNYEDSQGQKRTAVDVVADEVEFLSARNADSDGGSDFSAPAPKKKPTLQAFDDDSDIPF from the coding sequence ATGAACAAAGTTTTTTTAATTGGTAATTTGACGCGCGACCCCGAACTTTCGGAAACCGCGAGCGGCATCAGCGTTTGCCGTTTCGCCATTGCGGTCAACCGCAGATTCTCTTCCGCCGACGCGGAGAGACAGACCGACTTTTTTAACGTGACGGCATGGCGCGGTCAGGCGGAAAACATCGCGAAGTTTACCAAAAAGGGAAGCAAAGTAGCGGTTGCGGGCAGTATTCAGATCCGCAACTACGAGGACAGCCAGGGACAGAAACGCACCGCGGTTGACGTTGTTGCGGACGAAGTGGAGTTTTTATCTGCGAGAAACGCGGATTCCGACGGCGGTTCGGATTTTTCCGCGCCCGCTCCCAAGAAAAAACCCACCCTGCAAGCGTTCGACGACGATTCGGATATCCCGTTTTAA
- the rpsR gene encoding 30S ribosomal protein S18 → MEEKTVKKPMRKPARRKVCAFCAEKVEVIDYKDVNRLKKYVTEGGKILPRRMSGVCAMHQRELSNAIKRARIVALLPFKGE, encoded by the coding sequence ATGGAAGAGAAGACCGTAAAAAAGCCTATGAGAAAGCCTGCGCGCAGGAAAGTTTGCGCTTTCTGTGCGGAAAAGGTCGAGGTGATCGATTATAAGGACGTGAACCGCCTGAAAAAATATGTGACCGAGGGCGGCAAGATCCTTCCCAGAAGAATGAGCGGCGTCTGCGCCATGCATCAGAGAGAACTCTCCAATGCCATCAAAAGAGCGCGCATCGTAGCCCTTCTCCCCTTCAAAGGCGAGTAA
- a CDS encoding leucine-rich repeat protein, with amino-acid sequence MEKKTQLVCETCGANLKISEGGGRAVCPYCGKIYDLGQKTEKGKGIYTVLSSLQQRVGIVASNYGFAEGRAASDSFESDGAEEERALLAGATVRDGVLVRYRARNSGEAARVPDEVKIVAKKAAYKDALVGRVSFAPEVATIGKKAFSCCPQLVRVRLEGVNTLCSKAFANCAALREVTIARFIPKVGRKVFAGCKKLTRVILPRSMEGQISRLFGRFAKIRIEFVYID; translated from the coding sequence ATGGAAAAAAAGACGCAACTCGTGTGCGAAACGTGCGGCGCGAATTTAAAAATTTCCGAAGGCGGCGGCAGAGCGGTCTGCCCGTACTGCGGTAAGATCTACGATCTCGGACAAAAGACGGAAAAGGGCAAAGGCATTTACACGGTGCTCTCCTCTTTACAGCAACGCGTCGGCATCGTGGCGTCCAATTACGGCTTTGCCGAGGGGCGCGCCGCGTCCGATTCTTTCGAAAGCGACGGCGCGGAAGAAGAGCGCGCTTTGCTTGCGGGCGCAACGGTCAGGGACGGCGTTCTCGTGCGCTATCGCGCCCGCAATTCGGGCGAAGCCGCCCGCGTGCCCGACGAGGTGAAGATCGTCGCAAAGAAAGCCGCGTATAAAGATGCGCTCGTCGGCAGGGTGTCGTTTGCCCCCGAAGTGGCGACGATCGGCAAAAAAGCCTTTTCGTGCTGTCCGCAACTCGTGCGCGTGCGGCTTGAAGGCGTAAATACGCTCTGCTCTAAGGCATTCGCAAATTGTGCGGCGCTCAGAGAAGTCACGATCGCGCGGTTTATCCCGAAAGTTGGAAGGAAAGTCTTTGCGGGCTGTAAAAAGTTGACTCGCGTGATCCTGCCCCGCAGCATGGAGGGGCAGATTTCCCGCCTGTTCGGGCGTTTCGCCAAAATCCGCATAGAATTTGTTTACATAGACTGA
- a CDS encoding response regulator transcription factor, with product MKIKVMIVDDQVILSEGIKTVLATDEELDVIAVASDGVEALEKMEKEVPDVVLLDIRMPNMNGVVTTGEIKKRYPGVKVIMLTTFDDSDYILSAIAGGASGYLLKDISADSLISAVKNAYAGDTILPAKIAKKITDAAKMVTSDREIRLKKEYNLSDREVEIAIMIYEGFNNRQIASALNLSEGTARNYISAIYLKVGGENRSDAIVKMKKTLGG from the coding sequence ATGAAAATTAAAGTGATGATCGTGGACGATCAGGTGATCTTGTCCGAAGGCATCAAGACGGTGCTTGCGACCGACGAAGAACTCGACGTCATCGCCGTGGCGTCGGACGGGGTAGAGGCGCTCGAAAAGATGGAAAAAGAAGTGCCAGACGTGGTGCTTCTGGATATCCGCATGCCCAACATGAACGGCGTCGTCACCACGGGCGAGATCAAAAAACGTTATCCCGGAGTAAAAGTGATCATGCTCACCACCTTTGACGACAGCGATTATATATTAAGTGCCATCGCGGGCGGCGCGAGCGGATACCTTCTGAAAGATATTTCGGCGGATTCGCTGATAAGCGCCGTAAAGAACGCCTACGCGGGCGATACCATTCTCCCCGCAAAGATAGCCAAGAAGATCACCGACGCGGCTAAAATGGTCACTTCCGACCGCGAAATACGCTTAAAGAAGGAATATAATCTCTCCGATAGGGAAGTGGAGATCGCCATCATGATCTACGAGGGGTTCAACAACCGTCAGATCGCCTCGGCACTGAATTTGTCCGAGGGTACGGCGCGCAATTATATCAGCGCCATTTACCTGAAAGTGGGCGGCGAGAACAGGAGCGACGCGATCGTCAAGATGAAAAAGACCCTGGGCGGCTGA
- a CDS encoding sensor histidine kinase — MTLKDLKTDKSVIRILQFIILILLVVTCITVALANMDGALFLLTLPTAVVLVVVMAIQTLFVRDFYKKIPFYVLDSILLVLLTLFATWRKPPQTSTSYLYLVYALVLSEYYLSSPTLRDNIIMFAVNIGVYTIEYAVVALVSNTLESAFATSSQYFTDLIILILHFIMFSFAMTVYRKNKLIEKSMEELEESKNELLRAYDKLEEATLLEERNRISKDIHDTAGHSLTTVIMQTEAAKLMLDKNPEEAKKRIVAANVQAKNCLEELRLSVHLLSGRRENVSFKEYLESIVGETTNGTDVTIRSKIDDVSMTEDAERFVGNLLREGISNGLRHGRSTAFFFELKDMGNFVEILLSDNGCGADLHTFKEGFGLSAMRNKAEKLGGMINFVSEAGEGFEINVSLPGALKTGAKEEKEKTDEN, encoded by the coding sequence CACGGTGGCGCTCGCGAACATGGACGGCGCGCTCTTTCTTCTGACGCTGCCGACCGCGGTCGTACTCGTCGTCGTGATGGCGATCCAGACATTGTTCGTGCGCGATTTCTACAAAAAAATCCCTTTTTATGTGCTCGACTCTATTCTGCTGGTGCTTTTGACGCTGTTCGCCACCTGGCGCAAACCGCCGCAGACCTCGACTTCGTACCTCTATCTCGTGTACGCGCTCGTTCTCTCCGAATATTACCTGTCCAGCCCCACGCTGCGCGACAATATCATCATGTTTGCCGTCAACATCGGCGTATATACCATCGAATACGCGGTAGTGGCGCTCGTCAGCAATACGCTGGAATCGGCGTTTGCCACTTCTTCGCAGTATTTTACCGACCTCATTATTCTCATACTGCACTTTATCATGTTCAGTTTCGCCATGACGGTGTACCGAAAGAACAAACTCATCGAAAAGAGCATGGAAGAACTGGAAGAGAGCAAAAACGAACTTTTGCGCGCCTACGATAAGTTGGAGGAAGCGACGCTCTTAGAAGAGCGCAACCGCATTTCCAAGGATATCCACGACACTGCGGGGCATTCGCTGACGACGGTGATCATGCAGACGGAAGCGGCAAAACTGATGTTGGACAAAAACCCCGAGGAGGCGAAAAAGCGCATCGTCGCCGCCAACGTGCAGGCGAAAAATTGTCTGGAAGAACTGCGCCTTTCCGTGCACCTTCTTTCGGGGCGGCGCGAAAACGTTTCTTTCAAGGAATATCTGGAAAGCATCGTGGGGGAAACGACCAACGGCACCGACGTGACCATCCGCAGCAAGATAGACGACGTTTCCATGACCGAGGACGCAGAGCGGTTTGTGGGGAATCTCCTTCGCGAGGGCATTTCCAACGGCCTCAGACACGGACGGAGCACGGCTTTCTTTTTCGAACTTAAAGACATGGGGAATTTTGTGGAAATTTTGCTCTCCGACAACGGCTGCGGCGCTGATCTGCATACCTTTAAAGAGGGGTTCGGGCTGTCCGCCATGCGCAATAAAGCGGAAAAACTGGGCGGCATGATCAATTTCGTGTCGGAAGCGGGCGAAGGGTTCGAGATCAACGTGAGCCTTCCGGGGGCGTTGAAGACGGGTGCGAAAGAGGAAAAGGAGAAAACCGATGAAAATTAA